Proteins encoded by one window of Chondromyces crocatus:
- a CDS encoding RICIN domain-containing protein — translation MIRQIAWTGLSLLLAGCAVEEDVAPYEESEQEADAVIVSTITEGEYVLRSVATGNCLDVPSSSMADGAGIQSWSCNGTNAQRFRLTATSGGYYKIENVNSNKALDIRDASTAENARLQQWGYGGGNNQQFRFVARGNSEFSIHARHTDMTLDLYWGNAANGTPIVQYPYINGNNQRWTLDKVGGGSNPNPNPNGPRTLTIINNCSQPIWIAHNVQATQNVRLNKGASFVYNVPDGGINATRFWPKTGCNANGLNCTIGDSVAPCPQGGCQPPIESKFEATFAAKGAAAQTWYNLSQVDGYTLPFKVVPKGQGAEQGSCITSDCSGLRLDRCPGAENIPGYGSQDLRVRDGAGNVIGCMAPCKKWNYPAPWGMGRPEHQDPGLHLCCPTPIDPATGQCTVANSCMTPDSCSNAADPLSVVRTSYVQTMRQMCPTAYSYAYDDAEGLHACSSQTSFEVTFCP, via the coding sequence ATGATCCGTCAGATCGCGTGGACTGGGCTGTCGCTGCTGCTGGCCGGGTGTGCCGTCGAGGAGGACGTCGCGCCGTACGAGGAGAGCGAGCAGGAAGCGGACGCCGTCATCGTGTCGACGATCACGGAAGGCGAGTACGTGCTGCGCTCGGTCGCGACCGGCAACTGCCTCGACGTCCCGTCGTCGAGCATGGCCGACGGCGCCGGCATCCAGTCCTGGTCGTGCAACGGCACCAACGCCCAGCGGTTCCGCCTGACGGCGACCAGCGGCGGCTATTACAAGATCGAGAACGTCAACAGCAACAAGGCCCTCGACATCCGCGACGCCAGCACCGCGGAGAACGCGCGCCTCCAGCAGTGGGGCTACGGCGGCGGGAACAACCAGCAGTTCCGGTTCGTCGCACGCGGCAACAGCGAGTTCAGCATCCACGCGCGGCACACCGACATGACCCTCGACCTGTACTGGGGCAACGCCGCCAACGGGACGCCGATCGTGCAGTACCCCTACATCAACGGGAACAACCAGCGGTGGACCCTCGACAAGGTCGGCGGCGGCTCGAACCCGAACCCGAACCCCAACGGCCCCCGCACCCTGACCATCATCAACAACTGCTCGCAGCCGATCTGGATCGCGCACAACGTGCAAGCGACCCAGAACGTGCGCCTGAACAAGGGCGCCTCGTTCGTGTACAACGTGCCCGACGGCGGCATCAACGCCACGCGCTTCTGGCCGAAGACGGGCTGCAACGCGAACGGCTTGAACTGCACCATCGGCGACAGCGTCGCGCCGTGTCCGCAGGGCGGATGCCAGCCTCCGATCGAGTCGAAGTTCGAGGCGACCTTCGCCGCCAAGGGCGCCGCCGCGCAGACCTGGTACAACCTGAGCCAGGTGGACGGCTACACCCTGCCCTTCAAGGTGGTCCCCAAGGGCCAGGGCGCCGAGCAAGGGAGCTGCATCACCTCCGACTGCTCCGGCCTGCGGCTCGACCGCTGCCCTGGCGCCGAGAACATCCCGGGCTACGGTTCGCAAGACCTGCGCGTGCGCGACGGTGCCGGCAACGTGATCGGCTGCATGGCGCCTTGCAAGAAGTGGAACTACCCGGCCCCCTGGGGCATGGGCCGACCCGAGCACCAGGACCCGGGCCTCCACCTGTGCTGCCCGACGCCGATCGACCCTGCGACGGGCCAGTGCACGGTCGCCAACTCCTGCATGACCCCCGACTCGTGCAGCAACGCCGCGGACCCGCTGAGCGTGGTGCGGACGAGCTACGTGCAGACGATGCGGCAGATGTGCCCCACGGCCTACAGCTACGCCTACGACGACGCGGAAGGCCTGCACGCCTGCTCGAGCCAGACGAGCTTCGAGGTGACCTTCTGCCCGTGA